A single Amphiprion ocellaris isolate individual 3 ecotype Okinawa chromosome 1, ASM2253959v1, whole genome shotgun sequence DNA region contains:
- the LOC111582316 gene encoding cytochrome b5 isoform X1, with product MGEEINDNLITTGSGTASDSSIEGNGDEVDGGVKYYTLEDIRVHNMSNDTWLIIHNKVYDITGFLEEHPGGEEVLLEQAGADATESFEDVGHSTDAREMLQQYFIGELHMDDRKKEKPKEVQDTNSGESSSSWTMWLIPAVAAAVVGVMYRFYVFEHKSS from the exons ATGGGTGAAGAAATTAACGACAACCTCATTACCACAGGCAGCGGCACTGCCAGTGACTCCAGCATTGAGGGAAACGGCGACGAAGTGGACGGCGGCGTAAAATATTACACTTTAGAGGATATCAGAGTACATAATATGAGTAATGACACATGGCTCATCATCCACAATAAAGTATATGATATCACAGGTTTCCTCGAAGAG catcCGGGAGGTGAGGAGGTTTTGCTGGAGCAGGCAGGTGCAGATGCCACAGAGAGCTTCGAGGATGTGGGTCATTCCACAGATGCCAGAGAGATGCTCCAGCAGTACTTCATTGGGGAGCTTCACAtg gatgacagaaaaaaagagaagccgAAG GAGGTACAAGACACAAATTCAGGAGAATCCAG CAGCTCCTGGACCATGTGGTTGATACctgctgttgctgcagctgTTGTTGGCGTCATGTATCGCTTCTATGTGTTCGAACACAAGTCCTCTTGA
- the zgc:162592 gene encoding probable G-protein coupled receptor 21, translating into MYTTLNLSTSADSNLSDYQRLQELSHRSIKVSIIVVLGVVITLGNIAVLLVITSSVDGWSRNSRYLLLSLTAADSAFGLLVMPLNLWVSLLKDYTDGPDALCHVVAFCNATVYSTCMYTLATISLERYIAVFYPLQYTSMMTRRRTLLLIAFSWCFPPFLLLPISFPDGIIEVHFSTASLVCNPSYSSNVGYSLSLTCFIFFPCSIIMTYANLRVWCAAKRQRLKLRKYNCARRSRHNVASRVLVPVLAAYYTCWTPCMAAMIYNAVSGSSVPEWIEFVVVWLPTSNGFLNCIFYFWINRSFRRKFHLVLQRLALAVCPELANTLGCCSTSNTHFVSVIRDNNNSVHERSSSVSSTCTLLTLA; encoded by the exons ATGTATACAACACTTAACCTCTCGACTTCTGCGGACTCCAACCTGTCAGACTACCAGAGGCTGCAGGAGCTGAGCCACCGTTCCATCAAAGTGAGCATCATCGTGGTTTTGGGCGTCGTGATCACTTTGGGAAACATCGCAGTTCTGCTGGTGATCACCTCCTCGGTGGATGGTTGGTCCAGAAACTCTCGGTacctcctgctctctctcacTGCTGCGGACTCTGCGTTCGGGCTGCTGGTGATGCCCCTGAATCTGTGGGTGAGTCTTTTAAAGGACTACACCGATGGGCCAGACGCGCTCTGTCACGTCGTGGCCTTCTGCAACGCCACCGTCTACTCCACCTGCATGTACACTCTGGCCACCATCAGCCTGGAGAGGTACATTGCGGTGTTTTACCCACTCCAATACACCTCTATGATGACCAGGAGAAGGACGTTGCTCCTCATTGCCTTCAGCTGGTGTTTCCCCCCGTTTCTACTGTTGCCCATTTCATTCCCAGATGGCATCATCGAGGTTCATTTTTCCACCGCGTCACTGGTCTGCAATCCATCCTACTCGTCCAATGTCGGATACTCCCTCAGCTTGACgtgtttcatatttttcccTTGCTCCATCATCATGACATATGCAAACCTCAGAGTGTGGTGCGCAGCCAAAAGGCAGAGACTGAAATTGCGCAAATATAATTGTGCGCGTCGCAGCAGACACAATGTGGCATCCAGGGTTCTGGTTCCTGTGTTGGCTGCCTACTACACCTGCTGGACTCCCTGCATGGCTGCTATGATCTACAACG CAGTGTCAGGGAGCAGCGTACCAGAGTGGATAGAATTTGTCGTGGTGTGGCTGCCAACGTCCAATGGTTTCCTCAACTGCATCTTCTATTTCTGGATCAACCGAAGCTTCCGCAGGAAATTCCATCTCGTCCTTCAGAGGCTGGCTCTGGCCGTCTGCCCTGAGCTGGCCAACACTCTGGGTTGCTGCAGCACTTCGAACACGCACTTTGTGTCAGTAATTCGGGATAATAACAACAGTGTCCACGAGCGTTCTTCCAGCGTATCCTCCACCTGCACCCTGCTAACTTTGGCTTAG
- the LOC111582316 gene encoding cytochrome b5 isoform X2 translates to MGEEINDNLITTGSGTASDSSIEGNGDEVDGGVKYYTLEDIRVHNMSNDTWLIIHNKVYDITGFLEEHPGGEEVLLEQAGADATESFEDVGHSTDAREMLQQYFIGELHMDDRKKEKPKEVQDTNSGESSSWTMWLIPAVAAAVVGVMYRFYVFEHKSS, encoded by the exons ATGGGTGAAGAAATTAACGACAACCTCATTACCACAGGCAGCGGCACTGCCAGTGACTCCAGCATTGAGGGAAACGGCGACGAAGTGGACGGCGGCGTAAAATATTACACTTTAGAGGATATCAGAGTACATAATATGAGTAATGACACATGGCTCATCATCCACAATAAAGTATATGATATCACAGGTTTCCTCGAAGAG catcCGGGAGGTGAGGAGGTTTTGCTGGAGCAGGCAGGTGCAGATGCCACAGAGAGCTTCGAGGATGTGGGTCATTCCACAGATGCCAGAGAGATGCTCCAGCAGTACTTCATTGGGGAGCTTCACAtg gatgacagaaaaaaagagaagccgAAG GAGGTACAAGACACAAATTCAGGAGAATCCAG CTCCTGGACCATGTGGTTGATACctgctgttgctgcagctgTTGTTGGCGTCATGTATCGCTTCTATGTGTTCGAACACAAGTCCTCTTGA